The window GGAGGGTCCAGACCCCCAATATACTACTGGACCCTAGGTCATGCCATGCAGTTAGTTGATGTGGTGAGGGGAGCGAGAGTTCGTAAAAGGAGGACGGCCCTTACTGGGCAATAGGGGCAGATCTGGAGCTAAGCGAGCACTGAACCAGTTAGGACTGACGGGAGGGGATACAGGATCTGTGGTCTCGATGCTGACGTTCTGATAGGCCCGGGTCGTGGGCGTGGCCATGTCCTGACAGGCGCTAAACAGGACCTGGTTTAAGATGAGCCTGAAGAGTTTGaaagctggccgggcggtggtggcgcacgcctttaatcccagcactcgggaggcagaggcaggcggatctctgtgagttcgagaccagcctggtctacaagagctagttccaggacaggctccaaaaccacagagaaaccctgtctcgaaaaaccaaactgGGTCTAATCTAGTAACCCCTGAAGTATGTCACTTATAGGTTCTATATCTGGAATTCCTAATAAAGGTGGAATCACTGTTGTCTTACACGGAAAGCCAGCTAAGCTAAGGCAGGGCAGGGGGCCATGAATAAGCACTAACACTGACTGCTCCTAACTGCTTCTCTAGCTGCGTAGAGAATGTCCTCTGGCCCAGCTGATGGATAGTGAGACGGACATGGTGCGACAGATCCGGGCTCTAGACAGCGACATGCAGACCCTGGTCTATGAGAACTACAACAAGTTCATCTCGGCTACAGGTGATCCCGCTGGGAGACACTCCTTCTAGCCCTTACCTCTCCCCTGTGCTGAGAAAAACGGATCAAAGGAAAGAGACCCAGATCATAATCTTTCCCAACTTCAATCCGCTGTCACCTCTGTCCTTGTCTGTGTGGTTAGACTCTTATGCAAGCAACGGTTACTATGGGAGGGTTGTCCTAACGaccagaggaagggaggaaggataaAATGAAGTGAGTTTATCTGAAGTGTTTAGGAAGCACTGAGGAGTTTCAGTAAACTTTAGTTTTTGTCCTTTTACACTTATTTATCTTGGATATGTGTGTATCAGCTTccgggagtcaattctctccagcatgtgggtcccagggattgaactcaggtcatcaggcttgatgacAGGCACATTTACCTGCTGCTAAACCATCTCACaggcaattaattttttttttaattttatgagtagTAACTTTTGTTTCTGGTAAGTCTGCCTCGAGGGTAGACTTGTCGCTCCCATCTTTTCTCTGTCCTCATTCCTTATGATTTAGTAgtgtttaattatgtgtgtggatatgtatgtgtgagggcaggtgtccttggaggccagagaccagaggtgtcaggtcccctggggCTGGGTTCCAGTCTCTTGTGAGCTGACTGACATGGGTGCTcagcactgaactcaggtcctctctaaGAGCAGTACACTCTCAGCCgttgaactgtctctccagccctagtgcCTGACTGCTCAGGTCTCCTCCCACTGCCTTCTAGCTTCATTTCAGAAGAtactcttgccgggcggtggtggcgcacgcctttaatcccagcacttgggaggcagaggcaggtggatctctgtgagttcgagaccagcctggtctacaagagctagttccaggacaggctccaaagccacagagaaaccctgtctcaaaccccccccccccaaaaaaaagaagatactCTTGAGGTTTGTGTAATAACACTAAACTGCACCCGGGAAGCAGGCCACAGAGCATGTCACGTCTGGGGGCGTGTGTCTTTGCAGGTAGTACTGCTCTCCCAGTGTCACAGTGGTGGCTAAGTAACACATCCTCGCTGCTCCTTTATCTGATTTCAAGCAGGTTGATCGAGTAGGTGCTTGTCTGTTAATGCTAGCCTCAAGATGAAGAGAGACAGTGATTTCTGTGCTGAGGAATTTTCCATAGGAATTTTGCCAGTATTACATTCTCTCATTTGTTAGAGTATGTATAGTGTTTGACATTTATCTGTTGCTTAATAGAGATGACTTGagagccagacggtggtggcgcacacctttaatcccagcacttgggaggcagaggcaggcggatctctgggagttcgaggccaacctggtctacagagctagttccggggacagacaccaaagctacagagaaaccctgtctcgaaaaaccaaaaaaaaaaaaaaaaaaaaaaaaaaagagagagatgacttgactatttttttaacttttttctaagGAAGGGAAAAATCATAAAGTGAGCGTTAGGAGAGCTGAGATGGCTAACCCACAAAGACTAGGCTTGGCAAGATTGCAGAGTTTTACATTTCCTCAAGAAATACACTGGCACTGGCGACAGATGTCTGTAATGCCAGCGCTCCAGAAGCTGAGGGAGAAGGGTTAGCATGAGTAaaggccagactgagctacagAGCAGTGGATTGAAATAGCAGAAGAACTGGCTGTGGTGAGAGACAGAAGAGTCTCTGTGAatgtgatgccagcctggtctacctctGACtgtgaggccagccagagctgtgaCACAGCTGTTTaagaaaagcccccccccccaaaaaaaaaaaagaaagaaagaaagaaaaagaaaccagaaggATGAGCAAACTTGAAGATAGGTCAGTTGAGATGATGTAGTATAAAGGGtaggaagtaaaaaaataaagttgagggctggagagatgactcagaggttaagagcactggctgctcttccagaggtcctgagttcagttcccagcaaccacatggtagttcacaaccatctgtaatgagatccggtgccctcttctggcctgcaggcagaatgcAGGcataacactgtatacataatgaatgaatgaataaaagaaagaaaaaaagttgaacAAAGTGGGCACAACGGAACACCCGCATAATTCAAACAATgaagaggtagaaacaggaagtttaaggccagtctgagctttaagagactctgtctcacaacaaaacaaaaactttcaatAGGTTGTGTGTGGATATGTACTGGAGGTGTACCCCAAGAGTTTGCCCAACATGCAGAAAGTCCTGCATTTGGAtcgctcagcaggtaaagatgcttgttgccatgcctgacaatctgagttcagtccttgggACCCATGTGGCTGAgtaagagaaccaactcccaaaggTTGTCCTCCGACCGCCACATGAGAAATGTGGAGTGCACAGGTGCTCACATGTGCACAGCACCTCCTCCCATtacataatcaataaaaaataagttcaTGGAAAGATGTTCCATATTGTTATTGATTAAGGACGTGTGGCTTCTCTGCACACCCACTAGTATTGCCataattacataaataataatgTTGGCTGGGATGTAGAAGATACAGAGCCCTGATAAAGTAGCAGTGGAAATACAGAGTTGTACCCCCAGTGTAGAAAAGCTTGGCCAGTCCTCAAAAagcccacaaaaaacaaaacaaaaaattcttggGCAGAAAATCCTATTGAAAATTAATAGACTTCCAAGCCAAcaagggctacataatgaaaccctgtctcacagacaaaacaaaaagcaaaagattAACAGGCTTTTGGAATATACTCATAATATGGACGCCACAAAGGGAACACATCCACATAGTCAGCTGCCAGGCCAGAAAGCAGCATGCCAATGgctgggatggagctcagtggtagaagacTTGTCTAGCACGTGTGAGACCCAGCCTTGCCTTGCCAAAggagtctttttgttgttgttgttgttgttgtttcgtttttcaagacagggtttagggctggagagatggctcagtggttaagagcattgcctgcccttccaaaggtcctgagttcagttcccggcaaccacatggtggctcacaaccatctgtaatgaggtctggtgcccttctggcctgcagacatacacacagacagaatattgtatactaaataaataaataaataaataaataaaatatatatatatttttttaaaaaaagacagggtgtagagcctgtcttggaactcgttctgtagaccaggctggccttgaactcacagagacctgcctttgcctcctgagtgctgggattaaaggcatgggccactaccGTCCAGCCAAAGGAGTCTTTCTTACCAAACACTGGtcactttgtgtttgtttggacATGGGACAGCTTTTGTTTTCAGTCTGAAGGTTTTATGGCTATGAAGTCAGCAGCAATGATGGTATCTCAAtttgctctccttccttccttcctttcttccttccttctttcttaccttccttccttccttttttctttttgtcttttgagacagggtttctctgttataatcttggctttcctgaaacttgctctataaaccaggctgggctcaaattcacagagatcggcttgcccctgcctccccagtgctgggactaagggcgtgtgccaccactgcctggctgtgttgTTGCATTTACACattgtcttactatgtagtcctgaccagcctgagactttattttttatttttatttttatttttatttttttttgctttttcgagacagggtttctctgtggttttggagcctgtcctggaactagctcttgtagaccaggctggtctcgaactcacagagatccgcctgcctctgcctcccaagtgctgggattaaaggcgtgcgccaccaccgcccggccccagtcTGAGACTTTAACTGGTAACTTTTCAGGTTGGTGCTGCAGGGCTGTATTGTCTTAGGACAGCCCTGCTCCGCGCGCTGTTGCTCATGTGTAACTTCTATCTTGCATCTTTACTTTACCACTACCTTCCTTGCTATGGCACCATGAACTCAATAAGAATGGGAAGGACTAGGAAGGTGGAACAGACTAGAGCACAAGCCTGGCATGTGAGAGGCCCTATGGGGGGGGCCGTGTGAATGCCCTGGTTTGATGGATTGTGTGACTGATGTAAAGAGTTCCCTTTGCTATTGGtgccaacttctttttttttttatttttattttttttaaataaatttttttaatatttatttatttattatgtatacaatattctgtctgtgtgtatgtctgcaggccagaagagggcaccagacctcattacagatggttgtgagccaccatgtggttgctgggaattgaactcaggacctttggaagagcaggcgatgctcttaaccactgagccatctctccagccctggtgccAACTTCTTTGtgcaaaaaaattacaaaaatctCTTAATTGCATTATGATTGTTAGCTTTctgagttttggttttgttctttctttgtttatttaaaaaaaataatttttgtgtgtgtgtttgtgcttgtgttcttgtgtgtgtgtgtgtgcctgagtgtatgtccATGTACCATATGCATGTAGTGTCAgcaggtgccagaagagggcatcagattccttggtactggaattacaactggttgtgagttaccaagtgggtgctggaaattaaaacCAGGTCCTTTTTAAGAGCCATAGGTGCTTTTAtctgctaaaccatctctttgGCCCCATGTGTAGACAGacgtttctgtcccacccagtcccacagccattcagtcctaaataaatacacagaggcttatattaattataaactgtttggcttactgctcaggtttattattaattagttcttacagcttaaattcacccataattcttgtctatgtttagccatgtggcttggtaccttttctcactaaggcattctcattttgcttcctctgcatttgactggagactctctgcctttcctcttcctagaattctcttagtctggtcatcccacctatacttcctgcatggctactggccaatcagtgtcttattaaactaatatgagtgacaaatctttatagggtacaagaacattattccacagcaccatGTTCTTcatggtttttttggggggtttttttttttgtttgtttgttttttgttttttcgagacagggtttctctgtagctttggtgcctgtcccagaactagctcttgtagaccaggctggccttgaactcccagagatccgcctgcctctgcctccctagtgctgggattaaaggtgtgcccggCCGTTCttcatgtttttaaagtaaaaaatagtTGTGAAGGCCAGCAAtagtggcttatgcctttaatttcaacagtaggaggatctctgtgagtttgaggccagcctggtctacatagtgcatTCCAGGTCAGAACTACATattgaggccctgtctcaaaacaaacaaacaaacaaaaagaataggtGTTAAACTGGATATGGTGCTTGAATAtaattctggcacttgggagacaaacaCAGGCAGATCACAGTACATTGGAGACTTgcttggtctacatatcaagttgcagaccagccagggctacatagggaaaccatgtctcaaaaagccagaatAGAAGTAAATGTTAAGCTTGGGTTAGGGTTGTGGATAGACTGGGTGGTGGGATACAGGAGATAAGACTTGAGGCTGGCCGGGCAGTGgtcgtgcacgcctttaatcccagcacttgggaggcagaggcaggtggatctctgtgagttcgagaccagcctggtctacaagagctagttccaggacaggctccaaagctacagagaaaccctgtctcaaaaaaaaaaaaaaaaaggacttgagGCTGAGGTTTTAGATAGAGCAGTGTCTGGTGATGGTCAAGAGACGTGGaccagaggaggcagaggtaagaatAGATGGAGGTAAGAGACCAGTCACAATAGGCCAAAGGCGCATCCAACTGTCAGTGTCCAGGCTGTGTTGGGAAGACTAGAGCAAGAGGAGACCAAGAGGTGTGACAGTGAGTTTGGCGTCAGAAGGTGAGATGTGGTCTCCTGAGATGGGGTTTGAAGAGGGAGGCACAGACGCTCTAGAAGCATTAAGGGCCGAGGGGAAAGGgataaaagggaaagggaaagaactTTGGAGAAGATATACCATGTTCTAGAAGTCCAGTGAAAATCTGGGCCATTTGGGAAGGAGGTCTGAGTGGGTAAGCTTCCTGCATGTCATGCTGCCTGCAGAGGGTCTCCCAGAAGGGAGCAGACAGGTACTCCCTGCCTTTGCAgaaccttttgtttttattttattttttaagatagggtctctgtgtagccctggctgtcctagaactcactctgtagaccaggctggcctcaaactcagagatgcacctgcctctccctcctgagtgctgggattaaagatgtgcaccaccatcgcctggctcagaGCTTGTGTTCTATTGGATCACAAGAAGTTCCAGCCGGTGTGAAGTGTCTCTTAGCTGTTGTTGGGACGGGAGAGATTGGTACCAGAATCCTGTTCCTGGGTTTACTTTTACGGGTCTTCAAAGAGTAGTTCTGCACATCCATCATCCTGAGGGGATCAGGACAGTAAGGTGAAGTGGGAGTTTCTTCTCCATTTGGCCAAGCTGGGGTGACAACTGGTTCTCCACATTTGGAGTCCTAGTCAATAATAGCTCCAGGATTATATATGGAAGGACAAAGGTAGGGAGCCAAGAGGAGCATGCAGCAACCTCTGTCAGTTAAGGGGGTCCTGGAACCCGGAGGTTCACACATGCAGGCTCAGGTCTGGTGGGTACTGATGGTGCCAGGGATCAGTTCCCTTCCAGAAACAAAATgggaccaaaaagaaaaaaaatggagagcaAGTTTGGACAAAATGGAGTCAGGGTAGTGATtgggtgtttaattttttttcaacattttccCTCCAATTTTAAGGGGTCTCCCCTTTGCATCAGGGATAGAGGTAAGCAGAGCTTGCTGCACCGTCATATCCTCTTGTCCATACATGCTGTGGCCAAGACCCAAGCCATTTCAGGCAAATCTCTGGTATCAGTGAGAGCCGCACCTTTCTGCCTTGGTCGTTTCTGTATTTCCCTCTTGGCACTTGCCCTTCTAGACACCATTCGGAAGATGAAGAAtgatttccggaagatggaagaCGAGATGGACCGGCTGGCTACCAACATGGCAGTGATCACCAACTTCAGTGCACGCATCAGCGCCACGCTACAGGACCGCCACGAGCGCATCACCAAGCTAGCAGGTGGGCTCTGGACCTGCCCGACCTGCAGCTTTCTACCCTGAGCTCTGCTGCTCACACACCCTTCCTGTCTCCTAGGGGTGCATGCTCTGCTGCGGAAGCTTCAGTTTCTTTTTGAGCTGCCATCGCGCCTCACCAAGTGCGTGGAGCTGGGTGCCTACGGGCAGGCTGTGCGTTACCAGGGTCGCGCCAGGGCCGTGCTGCAGCAGTACCAGCACCTGCCCTCCTTCCGCGCCATCCAGGATGACTGCCAGGTCATCACAGCCCGCTTGGCCCAGCAACTGCGGCAGCGCTTCAGGTGTGGTTTCCAGGCCTGGTTCTTGTTCTCCAATCACATCAAGAGTTTCCCCACATTTTGTCTTCCTTGCACCCCACCAGCTGTCTTCATTGCATCTCTGTCCCCACAGGGAAGGTTGCTCGGGTGCCCCGGAGCAGGCTGAGTGTGTGgagctgctgctggccctgggtgAGCCGGCTGAGGAGCTGTGCGAGGAGTTCCTGGCCCACGCTCGGGGACGGCTGGAGGAAGAACTGAGGAGCCTGGAGACTGACCTGGGGCCCTCCCCTCCAGGTCCCGACGTGTTAGAGTTCACCGACCGCGGTGGCAATGGCTTTGTGGGTGGCCTCTGCCAGGTGGCAGCGACCTACCAGGAGCTGTTTGCAGCTCAGGGCCCTGCTGGTGCAGAGAAGCTGGCAGCCTTCGCACGGGAGTTGGGTGGCCGCTATTTTGTACTGGTGGAGCGGCGGCTGGCACAGGAGCAGGGCGGCAGTGACAACTCACTGCTGGTTCGGGCACTTGATCGCTTCCACCGGCGCCTGCAAGCACCGGGGGCCCTGCTAGCTGCTGCAGGCCTTTCAGAATCGGCCACCGAGATTGTGGAGCGCGTGGCCCGAGAGCGCCTGAGCCACCATCTGCAGGGTCTGAGGGCTGCTTTCCTGAGCTGCCTGACAGATGTTCGCCAGGCCCTGGCGGCACCTCGCCTGGCTGGGAAGGAGGGCCCCAGCCTGGCTGAGTTGCTGGCCAATGTGGCCAGCTCCATCCTGAGCCCCATCAaggcctctctggcctctgtgcatcTGTTTACCGCCAAGGAAGTGTCCTTCTCCAACAAGCCCTACTTCCGGGTATGTCTCTCTCTAATCTTTGGTTATTCTTTCTGCGGACTGGCCCTCCCGCACCCTTTTACTAGTGCTTGGGGAACTGAGGACAAGTAACAGCCCCACACAGTCCTTTCCCGGCACTCTGGATATGGATGTAGGTCCACAGGAGGCAGTCTGGCGGAGAAAATGCCATGCAGCTGGGCTAAAGATAAAAGGGTGCCAAGGGACCTGACTCCTGCCAGCCCCACCACCTGCAAGGCAAGGGAAGCAGGATGAGGCTATCCTTTGGAGAAGGGTTGGGGCAAAGGGTCAGGAATAGCTCCATGCTCTGGCCTTGCTGAATCTCCTGCCTGGAGAGTTATGGATCTGGCCCTCCTTTCACAGGGTGAGTTCTGCAGCCAGGGAGTCCGTGAGGGCCTCATCGTGGGTTTCATCCGTTCCATGTGCCAGACGGCCCAGAGCTTCTGTGACAGCCCTGGAGAAAAGGGAGGTGCCACGCCCCctgccctgctgctgctgctctctcGCCTCTGCCTGGATTATGAGACGGCTACCATCTCCTACATCCTCACACTCACCGATGAGCAGTTTCTGGTGCAGGTGAAACGGCCCGGGAACTAATGCTGGGAACGCAGGAGACGGGATAGTCTCTTGTTGCCAGAGCCAGACTGGCAGTCTGCATCTTTCCCAGGATTTGCTCGCTCACCTCCTAACTCCCTAGCACCTATACCATTGTCTTCTGCTCTCCTGGTAGGATCAGTCTCCAGTTACCCCTGTGAGTAccctgtgtgcag of the Chionomys nivalis chromosome 8, mChiNiv1.1, whole genome shotgun sequence genome contains:
- the Vps51 gene encoding vacuolar protein sorting-associated protein 51 homolog is translated as MAAAAAVGPGYGPGPGDSPEGPEADAPGRRRKTHGMLKLYYGLSEGETAGHSAGPDSLDPTDLNGAHFDPEVYLDKLRRECPLAQLMDSETDMVRQIRALDSDMQTLVYENYNKFISATDTIRKMKNDFRKMEDEMDRLATNMAVITNFSARISATLQDRHERITKLAGVHALLRKLQFLFELPSRLTKCVELGAYGQAVRYQGRARAVLQQYQHLPSFRAIQDDCQVITARLAQQLRQRFREGCSGAPEQAECVELLLALGEPAEELCEEFLAHARGRLEEELRSLETDLGPSPPGPDVLEFTDRGGNGFVGGLCQVAATYQELFAAQGPAGAEKLAAFARELGGRYFVLVERRLAQEQGGSDNSLLVRALDRFHRRLQAPGALLAAAGLSESATEIVERVARERLSHHLQGLRAAFLSCLTDVRQALAAPRLAGKEGPSLAELLANVASSILSPIKASLASVHLFTAKEVSFSNKPYFRGEFCSQGVREGLIVGFIRSMCQTAQSFCDSPGEKGGATPPALLLLLSRLCLDYETATISYILTLTDEQFLVQDQSPVTPVSTLCAEARETARRLLTHYVKVQGLVISQMLRKSVETRDWLSTLEPRNVRAVMKRVVEDTTAIDVQVGLLYEEGVRKAQSSDSSKRTFSVYSSSRQQSRYAPSYTPSAPMDTNLLSNIQKLFSERIDVFSPVEFNKVSVLTGIIKISLKTLLECVRLRTFGRFGLQQVQVDCHFLQLYLWRFVADEELVHLLLDEVVASAALRCPDPVPMEPSVVEVICERG